Proteins encoded in a region of the Orcinus orca chromosome 8, mOrcOrc1.1, whole genome shotgun sequence genome:
- the SLC22A8 gene encoding LOW QUALITY PROTEIN: organic anion transporter 3 (The sequence of the model RefSeq protein was modified relative to this genomic sequence to represent the inferred CDS: deleted 6 bases in 4 codons; substituted 1 base at 1 genomic stop codon), with protein sequence MTFAELVDRVASKGPFQFLHTVLLGLPILSMANHNLLQIFTAATPAHHCRPPPNASAGPWVLPMGLNEKPEPCLRFVYPPNASLPNDTQGATEPCLDGWTYDVSTRDSIVTEWDLVCSSNKLKEMAQSIFMAGILIGGLVLGDLSDRFGRKPILTCSYLLLAASGSGAAFSPTLPIYTVFRFLCGCGISGITLSTTILSVEWVSTRMRAIKSISLGYFYTSGQFILPGLAYAIPQWRWLQLTVSIPFFAFFLLSWWLPESIRWMPVWKVLQGPEDIPAGGGLQWQKEEGEALSLEEIKLNLQKEITLAKAKHSIADLFRTPILRRVTFCLSLAWFSTGFAYYSLAMGVEEFGVNLYVLQLIFGGVDVPAKFITMVSISYLGRHTTEAVVLLLAGGCILSLIFVPSDLLTLRTVLAVFGKGCLSSSFSCLFLYTSELYPTVIRQTGMGINNLWTRVGSMTAPLVKITGELKPFIPNVIFGTIALLGGSAALFLPETLNGPCQRLLKTXKTGQSPVSGPTSPPPWGSPGLFLSSLSLGLQAKEPKQEPEAENASQRIPLQPCELGLGPN encoded by the exons ATGACCTTCGCCGAGCTCGTTGACCGCGTGGCCAGCAAAGGGCCCTTCCAGTTCCTGCACACAGTCCTGCTCGGCCTCCCGATCCTGAGCATGGCCAACCACAACCTGCTGCAGATCTTCACGGCGGCCACCCCCGCCCACCACTGTCGCCCGCCACCCAACGCCTCCGCGGGGCCCTGGGTGCTCCCCATGGGCCTGAATGAGAAGCCTGAGCCGTGCCTCCGTTTTGTGTATCCACCCAACGCCAGCCTGCCCAATGACACCCAGGGGGCCACCGAGCCCTGCCTGGATGGCTGGACCTACGACGTCAGCACCAGGGACTCCATTGTGACTGAG TGGGACCTGGTGTGCAGCTCCAACAAACTAAAGGAGATGGCCCAGTCTATCTTCATGGCGGGCATACTGATTGGGGGGCTCGTGCTGGGAGACCTGTCTGACAG ATTTGGCCGCAAGCCCATCCTGACCTGCAGCTACCTGCTGCTGGCAGCCAGCGGCTCAGGCGCAGCCttcagccccaccctccccatctaCACAGTCTTCCGCTTCCTGTGCGGCTGCGGCATCTCaggcatcaccctgagcaccacGATCTTGA GTGTCGAGTGGGTGTCCACCCGGATGCGGGCCATCAAGTCGATTTCACTCGGTTACTTCTACACCAGTGGCCAGTTCATTCTGCCTGGCCTGGCCTACGCCATCCCCCAGTGGCGTTGGCTCCAGTTAACCGTGTCCATTCCCTTCTTTGCCTTCTTCCTGTTGTCCTG GTGGCTGCCAGAGTCCATACGCTGGATG CCTGTCTGGAAGGTCCTCCAAGGCCCTGAAGACATTCCGGCAGGTGGCGGCCTTCAATggcaa aaggaggaaggagaagcacTCAGCCTGGAG GAGATCAAACTCAACCTGCAGAAGGAGATCACCTTGGCCAAGGCCAAACACAGCATAGCTGACCTGTTCCGGACACCCATCCTGCGCCGTGTGACCTTCTGTCTTTCCCTGGCCTG GTTTTCCACCGGTTTTGCCTACTATAGTTTGGCTATGGGTGTGGAGGAATTTGGCGTCAACCTCTATGTTCTCCAGCTCATCTTTGGTGGGGTCGATGTCCCAGCCAAGTTCATCACTATGGTCTCCATAAGCTATCTGGGCCGGCACACCACGGAGGCCGTTGTTCTGCTCCTGGCAGGAGGATGCATCCTGTCTCTCATCTTTGTGCCTTCGG ACTTGTTGACCCTGAGGACAGTACTGGCTGTGTTTGGGAAGGGATGCTTGTCCAGCTCCTTCAGCTGCCTCTTCCTCTACACGAGCGAGCTATACCCCACTGTCATCAG GCAAACAGGTATGGGCATAAATAACCTGTGGACCCGCGTGGGAAGCATGACGGCCCCACTGGTGAAAATCACCGGGGAGCTGAAGCCCTTCATCCCCAATGTCATCTTTGGGACCATCGCCCTCCTGGGAGGCAGTGCAGCCCTCTTCCTGCCTGAGACGCTCAAT GGCCCTTGCCAGAGACTGTTGAAGACTTAGAAAACTGGTCAGTCCCCTGTTTCTGGCCCCACCAGTCCTCCTCCTTGGGGAAGCCCAGGGCTTTTCCTGAGCTCTCTTTCCCTAGGT CTGCAGGCAAAGGAGCCAAAGCAGGAGCCAGAAGCGGAAAACGCATCCCAGAGGATCCCTCTGCAGCCTTGTGAACTGGGCCTGGGCCCCAACTGA